Proteins from a genomic interval of Rhodoflexus caldus:
- a CDS encoding BamA/TamA family outer membrane protein, whose product MRAQPHTEKLQLQYDSTVRQLLQTVGAHRYLNAQGQTTVADWQTIQNKVLTYAENNGYPFAEIGLTDLRVNENRLMEGRITYRSGTLIRFDTLIIVGQGGIKPVLLQTMLSIYPGQLFSQAAVRQAEEQLKTLPFLRLTRPPDVLFRFDRAHLVLHVEPVQVNRFDGVVGFLPNQERQGSVLLTGMVNLELGNLFNGGKSLRAEWQRMRAATQSLRIGYDHPLLFRTRLGAGFQVNFLKEDTTFFNLQWQGQLSYPLMWGQHPAGKVGFFVRNQTSVLTDSSRRSTERGIANTRFLSYGISYRFSRLDNILQPQRGWQLAWEAGAGNKTAAVRTPQGFATFHVARFIATGKQTALMLRTTGGIMLGQSLFLNELFRLGGLQTLRGFNENDFFASRYLIGTAEYRLYFEESSFLFAFTDYGRLAGQTTAQTFADSPLGLGFGINVGTKGGIFSLTYAMGNSARLQQSFSLEQSKIHFGYVSRF is encoded by the coding sequence TTGCGCGCCCAGCCGCACACGGAAAAACTGCAATTGCAATACGACAGCACCGTAAGGCAGTTGTTGCAGACCGTCGGTGCGCATCGCTACCTCAACGCACAGGGGCAAACCACCGTCGCCGACTGGCAGACCATTCAAAACAAAGTGCTGACCTATGCGGAAAACAACGGCTACCCCTTTGCCGAAATCGGTTTGACCGACTTGCGGGTCAATGAAAATCGGCTCATGGAAGGCAGGATTACCTATCGCAGCGGCACGCTGATTCGTTTTGATACGCTGATTATCGTAGGGCAGGGAGGGATTAAGCCCGTGCTGCTGCAAACCATGCTAAGCATCTATCCCGGGCAGTTGTTCAGTCAGGCAGCCGTGCGGCAGGCAGAGGAACAGCTCAAAACGCTGCCCTTTTTGCGGCTGACGCGCCCGCCCGACGTGCTTTTCCGCTTCGACCGCGCCCATTTGGTGCTGCACGTAGAGCCTGTGCAAGTCAATCGCTTTGACGGCGTAGTCGGGTTTTTGCCCAATCAGGAACGGCAGGGCAGCGTATTGCTGACCGGCATGGTCAATTTGGAATTGGGCAATTTGTTCAACGGGGGCAAGTCGCTGCGGGCAGAGTGGCAACGGATGCGGGCTGCTACCCAATCGCTGCGCATCGGCTACGACCATCCGCTGCTGTTTCGCACCCGTTTGGGGGCAGGTTTTCAGGTCAATTTTTTGAAAGAAGACACCACTTTTTTCAACTTGCAATGGCAGGGGCAACTGTCCTATCCGCTCATGTGGGGGCAGCATCCCGCGGGTAAAGTCGGCTTTTTTGTCCGCAATCAGACCTCTGTACTTACCGACAGTTCGCGGCGCAGCACCGAACGCGGTATTGCCAATACGCGCTTTCTTTCCTACGGCATCAGCTATCGGTTCAGCCGATTAGACAATATTTTGCAGCCTCAACGGGGTTGGCAATTGGCTTGGGAAGCGGGTGCGGGCAACAAAACCGCTGCTGTGCGCACCCCGCAAGGCTTTGCCACATTCCATGTGGCGCGATTCATCGCTACGGGCAAACAAACCGCGCTGATGTTGCGCACAACGGGCGGCATCATGTTGGGGCAATCGCTGTTTTTGAATGAGTTGTTCCGATTGGGTGGCTTGCAAACTCTGCGCGGCTTCAACGAAAACGATTTTTTTGCTTCCCGCTACCTCATCGGCACGGCAGAGTATCGGCTGTATTTTGAAGAAAGTTCCTTCCTTTTTGCTTTTACCGACTACGGCAGGCTGGCAGGGCAAACCACCGCGCAAACCTTCGCCGATTCGCCGCTGGGGCTTGGCTTCGGCATCAACGTAGGCACAAAGGGCGGCATTTTTTCCCTGACCTACGCCATGGGCAATTCCGCAAGGCTACAACAGAGCTTTTCGCTGGAACAATCCAAAATTCACTTCGGCTATGTCAGCCGTTTTTAA
- a CDS encoding DUF4296 domain-containing protein, giving the protein MLLFHKVIHQFSYKTLTGFKNFLYGCALLIALTACTGNGKQDAPAGTLPMPKMAAITADIHLAEAAVAMQGLTFQEALSRYDRYEREIMRRHQTDTVTYRKSYEFYAGESSRLADLMKLVADTLYARQKAIQQKDSLSQSR; this is encoded by the coding sequence ATGTTGCTATTTCACAAGGTCATACATCAGTTCTCATACAAAACCCTTACAGGTTTTAAAAACTTCCTGTACGGATGCGCCCTGCTCATCGCGCTGACTGCCTGCACGGGCAACGGCAAGCAGGATGCACCCGCAGGCACGCTGCCGATGCCGAAAATGGCGGCTATCACTGCCGATATTCACTTGGCGGAAGCGGCGGTAGCCATGCAAGGGCTGACCTTTCAGGAAGCGCTTTCACGATACGACCGCTATGAGCGCGAAATCATGCGCCGCCACCAAACCGATACGGTAACTTATCGCAAATCGTATGAATTTTACGCGGGCGAAAGCAGTCGCCTTGCCGATTTGATGAAACTGGTAGCCGATACGCTCTACGCCCGACAAAAAGCCATTCAACAAAAAGATTCTTTATCTCAATCGCGATGA
- a CDS encoding TatD family hydrolase, with the protein MIDTHAHIYSKQFDGDRTAMLERTFAAGVEKILMPNVDSESIEGMMALAAQYPDQCFPMMGLHPCSVNADFEKELQIAEDWLKKYPFVAVGEMGLDLYWDKTYFEQQKEAFRIQAEWAKAYRLPLVIHCREAMKETLALLESLADERLFGVLHCFTGTAEDAAKLYAMNFRVGIGGVVTYKKGDLASVVAQIPLEQIVLETDSPYLAPLPHRGKRNETSYLPLIAEKIAEAKGLNTEKIAAATTKNALLLFFERQPAMAAQSSVEISG; encoded by the coding sequence ATGATTGATACGCACGCACATATTTATTCCAAACAGTTTGACGGCGACCGCACCGCCATGCTGGAACGCACCTTTGCCGCAGGTGTTGAAAAAATTTTGATGCCCAACGTGGACAGCGAGTCCATAGAAGGCATGATGGCACTTGCCGCACAGTACCCCGACCAATGCTTCCCGATGATGGGGCTGCACCCTTGTTCGGTAAATGCCGACTTTGAAAAAGAACTGCAAATTGCCGAAGATTGGCTCAAAAAATATCCGTTCGTAGCCGTCGGGGAAATGGGCTTAGACCTGTATTGGGACAAAACCTATTTTGAACAGCAAAAAGAAGCCTTTCGCATTCAGGCAGAATGGGCGAAGGCATACCGCCTGCCGTTGGTAATTCACTGCCGCGAAGCCATGAAAGAAACGCTTGCCCTGCTGGAAAGCCTTGCCGATGAACGACTGTTCGGCGTACTGCATTGCTTCACGGGAACGGCGGAAGATGCCGCAAAGCTCTATGCCATGAATTTTCGCGTAGGCATTGGCGGCGTAGTAACCTACAAAAAAGGCGATTTGGCATCGGTAGTGGCGCAAATTCCGCTGGAACAAATCGTGCTGGAAACCGACAGCCCGTACCTTGCACCTCTGCCGCATCGCGGCAAGCGCAACGAAACCTCTTACTTGCCGCTGATTGCCGAAAAAATCGCGGAAGCCAAAGGGCTAAACACCGAAAAAATTGCGGCAGCAACAACAAAAAACGCTTTGCTTTTGTTCTTTGAACGACAACCGGCTATGGCTGCGCAATCTTCGGTAGAGATAAGCGGCTAA
- a CDS encoding COX15/CtaA family protein yields MARAFRQFGIITIVAVYLLILVGGIVRSTGSGMGCPDWPKCFGQWIPPTDISQLPPDYKTIFKVQGKEIADFDPFKTWVEYLNRLLGVLIGLFIFITLLLSASYFRRDRAVFYAVLAAFLMTGFQGWLGSVVVSTNLAPFMITLHMVVALLIVAVLIYAISRAHTGDVQPEEVREKNKLNLVLGICALMGLSQIVLGTQLREAIDHIAAQMNYLARETWIEQIGLPFYIHRTYSLVILAAHLYLVFLLRKNIAQAGTLSFWANVLVGLIAGEIVTGAVMAYFAIPAVMQPVHLLLASLMFGVQILLALFLNREHVFKSATFHSSLSA; encoded by the coding sequence ATGGCACGTGCGTTTCGTCAATTCGGTATCATCACTATTGTAGCTGTTTATTTGCTGATACTTGTTGGCGGCATCGTGCGCAGTACGGGTTCGGGCATGGGCTGCCCCGATTGGCCTAAGTGCTTCGGGCAGTGGATTCCCCCGACCGACATCAGCCAGCTTCCACCCGACTACAAAACTATTTTTAAAGTTCAGGGCAAAGAAATCGCCGATTTTGACCCCTTCAAAACTTGGGTAGAATACTTGAACCGCCTGCTGGGCGTACTCATCGGCTTGTTTATTTTCATTACGCTGCTGCTTTCTGCAAGCTACTTCCGCCGCGACCGCGCGGTGTTCTATGCCGTACTTGCGGCATTTTTGATGACAGGCTTTCAAGGTTGGTTAGGCTCGGTAGTTGTTTCAACCAATCTTGCACCTTTTATGATTACCCTGCACATGGTTGTTGCCTTGCTGATTGTGGCGGTGTTGATTTACGCCATTTCGCGGGCACACACGGGCGATGTGCAACCCGAAGAAGTACGGGAAAAAAATAAATTGAACTTAGTACTCGGCATTTGTGCGCTGATGGGCTTGTCGCAGATTGTGCTGGGTACGCAACTGCGCGAAGCCATTGACCACATTGCAGCTCAGATGAACTATCTGGCACGCGAAACTTGGATTGAACAAATCGGACTTCCTTTTTACATACACCGCACCTATTCGCTCGTGATTTTGGCAGCACACCTGTATCTGGTGTTTCTGTTGCGTAAAAACATTGCACAAGCGGGCACGTTATCCTTTTGGGCTAATGTTTTGGTGGGGCTGATTGCGGGTGAAATTGTAACGGGTGCCGTGATGGCATATTTTGCCATACCTGCCGTTATGCAGCCCGTTCATTTGCTGCTTGCCTCGCTCATGTTCGGTGTTCAAATATTGCTTGCACTTTTCTTGAACCGTGAGCACGTGTTCAAATCGGCTACTTTTCATTCATCCTTGTCCGCTTAA
- the cyoE gene encoding heme o synthase: MSTQTIAVPTFTFKIRQYLMLLKFRLSALVVFSGAFGYLLANSSNFNWLSFTAFCLGSFLITGAANTINQIIERDLDKLMRRTANRPLPTGAISPQEAGIYAALLALAGTALLILFVNALSALLGLFSLILYAFVYTPLKQKTSASVFVGAFPGAFPPLIGWVAATGNISVEALVIFAIQFIWQFPHFWAIAWVADEDYKRAGFKMLPSGGNKDSNTAFSIMIYTLFLIPLGMLPMQFGMTGTVSAVIATVCGILFLFQSFNLIRKLNDKAALSIMFGSFLYLPIVQIAYLLDKV, encoded by the coding sequence ATGTCCACACAGACTATTGCAGTGCCAACTTTCACCTTCAAAATCAGACAGTACCTCATGCTTTTGAAATTCCGCCTGTCTGCGCTGGTGGTTTTTTCGGGGGCTTTCGGCTATCTGCTTGCCAATTCAAGCAACTTTAATTGGCTTTCGTTTACAGCCTTCTGTCTTGGCAGTTTTTTGATTACGGGCGCAGCCAATACCATCAATCAAATTATTGAGCGCGATTTGGATAAGCTGATGCGCCGCACTGCCAACCGTCCGCTGCCGACGGGCGCTATCAGCCCGCAAGAGGCAGGCATCTACGCCGCCCTTTTGGCACTTGCAGGAACGGCGTTGCTCATCCTGTTTGTCAATGCGCTCAGCGCCCTGCTGGGGCTTTTTTCGCTGATTCTGTATGCCTTTGTTTATACACCGTTGAAACAGAAAACCTCTGCTTCGGTATTTGTGGGTGCATTTCCGGGTGCATTCCCCCCGCTGATTGGGTGGGTGGCAGCCACAGGCAACATCAGCGTTGAGGCATTGGTAATTTTTGCCATTCAGTTCATTTGGCAGTTCCCGCATTTTTGGGCAATTGCTTGGGTAGCCGATGAAGACTACAAGCGGGCAGGCTTTAAAATGTTGCCCTCGGGCGGAAACAAAGACTCAAATACAGCGTTTTCTATTATGATTTACACGCTGTTCCTCATACCGTTGGGTATGCTGCCCATGCAGTTCGGCATGACGGGAACTGTTTCGGCTGTCATTGCCACTGTTTGCGGCATTTTGTTTCTGTTCCAAAGTTTTAACCTGATTCGCAAACTCAACGACAAGGCAGCGTTGAGCATCATGTTTGGCTCGTTTCTGTACCTGCCGATTGTACAAATCGCCTATTTGTTAGACAAAGTATAA
- a CDS encoding cytochrome c oxidase subunit 3, translated as MATRTNIKPATEQPAPTLGMHPKKFAMWLFIVSIIMLFGGLTSAYLVRRAEGNWLEFELPKIFYYSTAVIVLSSITMHWAYISAKKDELGKLKIALWLTFLLGMVFLAMQWMGWVELVNMGVFFAGNQSNPAGSFLYVLSGLHGLHLIGGLVFLLLIIVAAVRLQIHGKAMVRMDMCATYWHFLDLLWVYLFVFLLVNGI; from the coding sequence ATGGCAACACGCACCAATATAAAACCTGCAACCGAACAACCCGCCCCAACGCTGGGTATGCATCCCAAAAAGTTTGCGATGTGGTTGTTCATCGTAAGCATCATCATGCTGTTTGGCGGCTTGACAAGTGCCTACTTGGTACGGCGCGCCGAAGGCAACTGGCTGGAATTTGAACTGCCGAAAATTTTCTACTACAGCACCGCCGTTATCGTTTTGAGCAGCATTACCATGCATTGGGCATACATCAGCGCCAAAAAAGATGAGCTCGGCAAACTGAAAATTGCCCTTTGGCTGACTTTCCTTTTGGGGATGGTATTCTTGGCAATGCAATGGATGGGCTGGGTTGAGTTGGTGAATATGGGTGTTTTCTTTGCGGGCAACCAGTCTAACCCTGCGGGTTCGTTTCTGTATGTGCTTTCGGGGCTGCACGGCTTGCACCTGATTGGCGGATTGGTATTCCTGCTGTTGATTATTGTAGCCGCCGTTCGCTTGCAAATTCACGGCAAAGCGATGGTTCGCATGGATATGTGCGCTACTTATTGGCATTTTCTGGATTTGCTCTGGGTTTATTTGTTTGTATTTTTGCTGGTAAACGGAATTTGA
- a CDS encoding cytochrome c oxidase subunit 3 codes for MSTVTVSKKRSIWDGGVSPLNVSYGKMMMWFFLLSDAFTFSGLLITYGMLRYAHPAYEGDHDKFTFSTEYWPIPEKVYAAIPFIEGHFPLVFVGIMTFILILSSVTMVLAVEAGHRMDQKDVEKWMLWTILGGIAFLSCQAWEWSHFIHGEAPGTLMPDGTMFMGANLIQNQYGPPAFADLFFFITGFHGFHVFSGVMLNILIFYQVAMGVMQRRGHYEMVEKVGLYWHFVDLVWVFVFTFFYLV; via the coding sequence ATGTCCACTGTAACTGTATCAAAAAAACGTTCCATTTGGGATGGCGGTGTTTCACCGCTGAACGTAAGCTACGGCAAAATGATGATGTGGTTTTTCCTGTTGTCGGATGCCTTTACTTTTTCGGGCTTACTGATTACTTATGGTATGCTGCGCTATGCGCACCCTGCCTATGAAGGCGACCACGATAAGTTTACATTCTCTACCGAATATTGGCCTATACCGGAAAAAGTTTATGCCGCTATTCCTTTCATTGAAGGGCACTTTCCGCTGGTGTTTGTAGGTATCATGACCTTCATCCTCATTTTGAGCAGCGTTACCATGGTACTTGCCGTAGAAGCCGGCCATCGCATGGATCAGAAAGATGTTGAGAAATGGATGCTGTGGACTATTTTGGGCGGTATCGCGTTTTTGAGCTGCCAAGCTTGGGAATGGAGCCACTTTATTCACGGTGAAGCGCCGGGTACACTGATGCCTGACGGTACTATGTTTATGGGGGCTAATCTGATACAAAATCAATACGGGCCTCCTGCTTTTGCCGACCTGTTTTTCTTCATTACCGGATTCCACGGTTTCCACGTATTCAGTGGTGTAATGTTAAACATCCTGATTTTCTATCAAGTAGCAATGGGCGTGATGCAGCGCCGCGGCCACTATGAAATGGTGGAAAAGGTAGGTTTATACTGGCACTTTGTAGATTTGGTGTGGGTATTCGTATTTACTTTCTTTTATCTGGTTTAA
- a CDS encoding cytochrome C oxidase subunit IV family protein: MAHSENLTPEEAHKANVKRIWTVTAILAGITLVEFALAFLMTPGIARNMIFVIMTFIKAFYIVAEFMHLRHEVKALIWSIVLPCAFVVWLVIALLTEGRFIFMK, translated from the coding sequence ATGGCACACAGCGAAAACTTAACACCCGAAGAAGCACATAAGGCAAACGTAAAACGCATCTGGACTGTTACCGCTATTCTGGCAGGTATCACTCTCGTAGAGTTTGCTCTTGCTTTTCTGATGACTCCGGGGATAGCACGCAACATGATATTTGTGATTATGACCTTCATTAAAGCCTTTTACATCGTAGCCGAGTTCATGCACCTCAGACATGAAGTAAAAGCGCTTATTTGGTCTATCGTATTACCATGCGCATTTGTAGTATGGTTAGTAATTGCCCTGCTCACAGAAGGACGTTTTATATTCATGAAGTAA
- a CDS encoding SCO family protein, with the protein MKTNQLLKAGALLLLLVLPALAFLFLRGFGENEFALPILNPESGECAPNKVDDIHRIPPFSFINQDGQPFSDKELAGKIYVTDFFFTRCPDICLTMSSELARVHEAMKNYPEVVILSHTVDPAFDSAQVLKAYAQRYGADTKRWIFVTGDKNAIYEQARCGYYIAAKPATSDTELDFIHSDKLVLVDKEKRIRGYYSGTRREDVDRLITEIQVLLAEYKK; encoded by the coding sequence ATGAAAACCAATCAACTGTTAAAAGCCGGCGCACTTTTGTTACTGTTAGTGCTGCCGGCTTTGGCATTTCTATTTCTCAGGGGATTTGGTGAAAATGAGTTTGCACTGCCCATACTTAATCCCGAGTCGGGAGAATGTGCTCCCAACAAAGTGGATGATATTCACCGCATTCCTCCTTTCTCATTTATCAATCAGGACGGCCAACCTTTCTCCGACAAAGAACTGGCCGGTAAAATTTATGTAACGGACTTTTTCTTTACCCGTTGCCCCGATATTTGCCTCACAATGTCTTCCGAATTAGCCCGCGTGCATGAGGCCATGAAAAACTATCCGGAAGTGGTAATTCTGTCGCATACGGTAGACCCTGCTTTTGACAGTGCACAGGTACTCAAAGCCTATGCCCAACGCTACGGCGCTGATACCAAGCGGTGGATTTTTGTTACGGGTGACAAAAACGCTATTTACGAACAGGCGCGATGCGGCTATTACATTGCTGCCAAACCTGCCACATCGGATACGGAACTTGATTTCATCCACAGCGACAAACTTGTGCTGGTAGATAAGGAAAAGCGCATCAGAGGCTATTACAGCGGCACGCGCAGGGAAGACGTGGACAGGCTGATTACGGAAATTCAGGTATTGCTTGCCGAATACAAAAAATAG
- a CDS encoding DUF420 domain-containing protein: MALQEIAPKQDKQYLAAIGIISVLIPIVVALLLFVPQTGKLGDIDVSILPHINALLNSATAACLVVAYFFIKNRNEEMHRRLMMAAFVLSSLFLVSYVVYHFQAPSTKFGDTNGDGILSEIELAEAGIMRGIYLFILLTHILLAAVVVPFVLVAFYFALSRQISRHKKIVKFTFPIWLYVAVTGVIVYLMISPYYL; the protein is encoded by the coding sequence ATGGCTCTGCAAGAAATCGCCCCTAAGCAAGACAAGCAATATTTGGCCGCCATCGGTATCATTTCCGTATTGATACCCATTGTAGTGGCATTATTGCTGTTTGTTCCTCAAACAGGTAAATTAGGAGATATAGATGTGTCTATTCTCCCGCACATCAATGCATTGCTGAACAGTGCCACGGCTGCTTGTTTGGTAGTGGCTTATTTTTTCATTAAAAATCGCAATGAGGAAATGCACAGGCGACTAATGATGGCCGCCTTTGTTCTGTCTTCCTTATTTTTGGTTTCGTATGTTGTCTATCACTTTCAAGCGCCTTCCACTAAGTTCGGCGATACTAACGGCGATGGTATATTGAGCGAAATAGAACTGGCCGAGGCAGGAATTATGCGAGGAATTTATTTGTTTATCTTATTGACGCACATTCTGTTAGCGGCTGTGGTGGTTCCTTTTGTCTTGGTTGCTTTTTACTTTGCGCTTAGCAGGCAAATTAGCCGCCATAAGAAAATTGTGAAATTCACTTTCCCGATTTGGCTTTACGTAGCTGTTACGGGTGTGATTGTATATCTGATGATTAGCCCATATTACCTATGA
- a CDS encoding SusC/RagA family TonB-linked outer membrane protein: MKQLNSLKRVLTLAFFLCVQSLWAQERVISGRVTSSDDGSGIPGVNVVVKGATKGTVTDATGNYRISIGADVNFLVFSSVGYIRQEVELGNRTTVDVVLQVDTRQLDEVVVTALGLTQQKKSLTYSVQEVKSTELLQSREANIVNALNSKVAGVQIISNAGTPGAGASINIRGKNSFTGASQPLFVVDGVPMNNAFRGGSGSGVDVPNRAVDINPDDIETISVLKGPAAAALYGIQGGNGVVLITTKKGAKSDKRTTTINFNTSYAVENINKVFPLQQEFAQGSGGVFSDAPTQTFLFGPRLSDLRYNGIPDVLSPLGRIVPATDPSARQDLLVRPFDNQGNFWQTGTTWNNHVSIMSGNKDGNLYFSIGHLDQKGIIPNNTFGRTTVKLSGETALSEKIRLSSSATYTRSGGNRIGRGDNFTGPVQGLYRTPAHFDIFNGQRDPRNPIAYQFPNGSQRNFRNRNQIDATNPADLALGPDSPLWTVNQNAFIDDVHRLNGYIQLNGQILPWLKALWRGGVDLFSDNRLQTFNVGSFGGDGRYGRVAEETYLDRTFNSDFVLTAEKKVGDFNLTALVGHNHFATRSNYNRIDGNTFNQPDFFNISNATIYANPQQSLVRRATYAAFASLKADYKDMIFMELTGRNEWASTLPKDNNSFFFPSASLSASLTDMFGLQDNKTFSLGKVRVSYASAAQIPAAYATETFFFRASAVNGFGSGISFPIQGSNIGGVTLSNTLGNPALKPETNNTFEIGTNLHFLSDRITLDFTYYNSLSRNLLTPLQIAASSGFTTRNVNAGEVRNRGIEAVLTLTPLKKDDLRWDMTFNFTRNRNVVVSLPEGLAFINLPGFGTIFTPRLIPGQEFGVFYGTGWLRDDQGRRIIGDNGFPIRQDNILIGNPNPRYLLGIRNTVSWKGLSLSFLFDIRKGGDVWNGTEAVLTNIGATMRTLQRGEQVVFEGVRRDGTPNTQAVTLTQQNWFQQDGRATGAAGVHEQFVEDASWVRLRDLTIGYTLPKPIAQKLKMKSLDVSVFGRNLWLLTNYSGVDPENNLYGVSPAQGLDYFGNPNTRSMGISLNASF; encoded by the coding sequence ATGAAGCAATTAAACTCCCTGAAAAGAGTGCTGACATTGGCCTTTTTTCTTTGCGTGCAATCGCTGTGGGCGCAGGAACGCGTTATCAGCGGGCGCGTTACCTCTTCCGACGACGGCTCGGGCATTCCGGGTGTGAATGTAGTTGTGAAAGGTGCTACCAAAGGCACTGTAACAGATGCCACGGGCAACTATCGCATTTCCATAGGTGCTGATGTGAATTTCTTGGTATTTTCTTCCGTCGGATATATCCGGCAGGAGGTGGAACTGGGCAACCGAACCACTGTGGATGTAGTATTGCAGGTAGATACCCGCCAATTGGATGAGGTGGTTGTTACGGCACTCGGCTTGACACAACAGAAAAAATCGCTGACCTATTCGGTACAGGAAGTGAAAAGTACCGAATTGTTGCAATCCCGCGAGGCTAATATTGTTAATGCGCTGAACAGCAAGGTGGCAGGGGTACAAATCATCAGCAATGCCGGAACGCCCGGTGCAGGTGCTTCTATCAATATCCGCGGGAAGAACTCGTTTACGGGTGCCAGCCAGCCGCTGTTTGTGGTGGACGGTGTTCCGATGAATAACGCATTCCGCGGAGGCAGCGGTTCAGGGGTGGACGTACCCAACCGTGCCGTGGATATTAACCCCGATGATATTGAAACCATTTCCGTATTGAAAGGCCCTGCTGCCGCTGCTTTGTACGGCATTCAGGGTGGCAACGGCGTAGTCCTCATCACCACCAAAAAGGGTGCAAAAAGCGACAAACGCACCACAACCATTAATTTCAACACTTCTTATGCTGTTGAAAATATCAACAAAGTATTCCCCTTGCAGCAGGAATTTGCACAGGGCAGCGGCGGCGTATTTTCCGATGCCCCTACACAGACTTTCCTGTTCGGGCCGCGCCTGAGCGATTTGCGCTACAACGGCATACCGGACGTACTCAGCCCGCTGGGCAGAATAGTCCCTGCAACTGACCCTTCTGCCCGTCAGGATTTGCTCGTGCGCCCTTTTGATAACCAAGGCAACTTTTGGCAAACGGGAACTACTTGGAACAACCACGTGAGCATTATGAGCGGCAACAAAGACGGCAACTTGTACTTCTCCATCGGCCATTTAGACCAGAAAGGCATCATCCCGAACAATACGTTTGGCCGCACAACGGTCAAACTTTCCGGCGAAACGGCATTGAGTGAGAAAATCCGCCTGTCGTCTTCGGCAACTTACACCCGTTCGGGTGGCAACCGCATCGGCCGCGGCGACAACTTCACGGGACCTGTGCAAGGTCTGTACCGCACTCCTGCCCACTTTGATATTTTCAACGGGCAACGCGACCCCCGCAACCCGATTGCCTACCAGTTCCCCAACGGTTCGCAACGCAACTTCCGCAACCGCAACCAGATTGATGCGACGAACCCTGCTGACCTTGCGCTGGGACCTGACAGCCCGCTTTGGACAGTGAACCAAAATGCTTTCATAGACGATGTACACCGCCTGAACGGTTACATACAACTCAACGGACAAATTCTGCCTTGGCTGAAAGCACTTTGGCGCGGTGGTGTGGATTTATTCTCCGATAACCGCCTGCAAACGTTCAACGTTGGCTCGTTTGGCGGTGATGGGCGCTATGGCCGCGTAGCCGAAGAAACCTATTTAGACCGCACTTTCAACTCCGATTTCGTGCTGACGGCCGAGAAAAAAGTAGGCGACTTCAACTTGACAGCCTTGGTAGGTCATAACCACTTTGCCACACGGTCTAACTACAACCGCATTGACGGCAACACCTTCAATCAGCCCGATTTCTTCAATATTTCCAATGCAACGATTTACGCCAATCCGCAGCAGTCATTGGTACGCCGTGCTACCTACGCAGCCTTTGCTAGCCTGAAAGCAGATTACAAGGACATGATTTTCATGGAATTGACCGGCCGTAACGAGTGGGCTTCTACCCTGCCGAAAGATAACAACTCGTTTTTCTTCCCTTCGGCAAGTTTGAGTGCCTCTCTGACCGATATGTTCGGTTTGCAGGATAACAAAACTTTTTCGTTGGGCAAAGTGCGCGTGTCGTATGCCAGTGCAGCACAAATTCCGGCGGCTTATGCTACGGAAACCTTCTTTTTCCGTGCCAGTGCTGTTAACGGATTCGGCAGCGGCATCAGCTTCCCTATTCAGGGTAGCAATATAGGCGGTGTAACGCTGAGCAACACGCTGGGCAACCCTGCTCTGAAACCTGAAACCAATAACACTTTTGAAATCGGTACGAACCTGCACTTCCTCAGCGACCGCATTACGCTGGACTTTACCTACTACAATTCTTTGAGCCGCAACCTGCTCACGCCGCTGCAAATTGCAGCATCTTCGGGCTTTACTACCCGCAACGTAAACGCAGGCGAAGTTCGCAACCGCGGTATTGAAGCCGTACTGACGCTGACTCCTCTGAAAAAAGACGACTTGCGCTGGGATATGACTTTCAACTTTACCCGCAACCGCAATGTTGTAGTGTCATTGCCCGAGGGTTTGGCATTTATTAACCTCCCCGGCTTCGGCACTATCTTCACCCCGCGCCTGATTCCCGGGCAGGAGTTTGGCGTATTCTACGGCACCGGGTGGCTGCGCGATGACCAAGGCCGCCGCATCATTGGCGACAACGGCTTCCCGATTCGCCAAGACAATATCCTGATTGGCAACCCTAATCCGCGCTACCTGTTGGGTATCCGCAATACGGTTTCATGGAAAGGATTGAGTTTATCGTTCCTGTTTGACATTCGCAAAGGCGGCGATGTATGGAACGGCACCGAGGCAGTTCTGACCAATATCGGTGCAACCATGCGCACCCTGCAACGCGGCGAGCAAGTGGTTTTTGAAGGCGTTCGCCGCGACGGCACACCGAATACACAGGCTGTAACGCTGACACAGCAAAACTGGTTCCAGCAAGACGGCCGCGCTACCGGTGCAGCCGGTGTGCACGAGCAGTTTGTGGAAGATGCCAGTTGGGTGCGTCTCCGCGACCTGACCATCGGCTACACCTTGCCGAAACCAATTGCCCAAAAGTTGAAAATGAAGTCATTGGATGTATCTGTTTTTGGCCGCAACCTGTGGCTGCTGACCAATTACAGCGGCGTAGACCCCGAAAACAACTTGTACGGTGTCAGCCCCGCGCAGGGTTTGGACTATTTCGGCAACCCGAACACCCGCAGCATGGGCATCAGCCTGAACGCTTCTTTTTAA